From a region of the Tenggerimyces flavus genome:
- a CDS encoding DEAD/DEAH box helicase encodes MTTPAERYAQVARDNGTRLRAFRQLYDFDLDPFQEAACRALDAGKGVLVAAPTGSGKTVVGEFAVHKALDTGRKCFYTTPIKALSNQKFNELSERYGQTNVGLLTGDNTINGEAPVVVMTTEVLRNMLYAGSSTLTGLGYVVMDEVHYLADPFRGAAWEEVIIHLPESVQLVSLSATVSNAEEFGEWLETVRGDTEVIVEERRPVPLFQHVMVGKRMYDLFADTGNPDLEARVNPELTRIARDDWRHGRGHERGGRRGQRNHNRSQRVAFTPNRSQVAEKLEAEALLPAIQFIFSRQGCESAVMQCLYSGIRLTTPDEAAEIRAYAEERTAELPDEDLAILGYHEWLEGLERGLASHHAGLLPTFKEVVEYLFARGLVKIVFATETLALGINMPARSVVLEKLVKWNGQAHADVTPGEYTQLTGRAGRRGIDVEGHGVVLWQPGLEPASVAGMASTRTYPLRSSFRPSYNMAVNLVRQFGRDRARELLESSFAQFQADRAVVSLARQVRRSEEALEGYAEAATCHLGDFMEYANIRRAIKDRETGLARRQRTDRRAQVVESLAKLRAGDVIHVPAGKRAGLALVLDPGHGFRSGDEPRPTVLTADRQVRKLSMVDFPTPVESLTRMRVPRSFNPRNAQQRRDLANSLRHKAPDSPPSRYRRGSNAADDETLQDLRASMRAHPCHGCDEREDHARWAERYLRLERETQAVQRRVEQRTNTIARQFDRVCEVLDELGYLDGDRTTPAGDRLARIYTELDLVAAECLRQGTWDKLTVPELAANLSALAYESRTPDDAAPPRLPAGAAREALGSLVSTWGDLDQLERDFHLDFLREPDLGFAWAAFRWASGAQLADVLTECGLAAGDFVRWVKQILDLADQVADAAGDSDLRKTARGVVEAMRRGVVAYATLTA; translated from the coding sequence ATGACCACTCCGGCGGAGCGGTACGCACAGGTCGCGAGGGATAACGGAACGCGACTGCGGGCGTTCCGCCAGCTCTACGACTTCGACCTCGACCCGTTCCAGGAGGCGGCCTGCCGCGCCCTGGACGCTGGGAAGGGCGTGCTCGTCGCCGCCCCGACCGGCTCGGGCAAGACGGTCGTCGGCGAGTTCGCGGTCCACAAGGCGCTCGACACCGGCCGGAAGTGCTTCTACACGACGCCGATCAAGGCACTGTCGAACCAGAAGTTCAACGAGCTCTCCGAGCGGTACGGCCAGACCAACGTCGGCCTCCTGACCGGCGACAACACGATCAACGGCGAAGCCCCGGTCGTCGTCATGACCACCGAAGTGCTGCGCAACATGCTGTATGCGGGGTCCTCCACGCTCACCGGCCTCGGCTACGTGGTCATGGACGAGGTGCACTACCTCGCCGACCCGTTCCGCGGCGCCGCCTGGGAGGAGGTGATCATCCACCTCCCCGAGTCGGTCCAGCTCGTCAGCCTCTCGGCGACGGTGTCCAATGCCGAGGAGTTCGGCGAGTGGTTGGAGACCGTACGCGGCGACACCGAGGTGATCGTCGAGGAGCGCCGGCCCGTTCCGCTGTTCCAGCACGTGATGGTCGGCAAGCGGATGTACGACCTGTTCGCCGACACCGGCAACCCCGACCTCGAGGCCCGCGTCAACCCGGAGTTGACGCGAATCGCCCGTGACGACTGGCGACACGGCCGCGGCCATGAGCGCGGTGGCCGGCGCGGGCAGCGCAACCACAACCGATCCCAGCGGGTCGCGTTCACACCGAACCGTTCGCAGGTCGCGGAGAAGCTCGAAGCCGAGGCCTTGCTGCCGGCGATCCAGTTCATCTTCAGCCGGCAGGGCTGCGAGTCCGCCGTGATGCAGTGCCTGTACTCCGGGATCCGCCTCACCACGCCGGACGAGGCGGCCGAGATCCGCGCGTACGCGGAGGAACGCACCGCCGAGCTGCCCGACGAAGACCTCGCGATCCTCGGCTACCACGAGTGGCTCGAAGGCCTCGAACGCGGACTCGCCAGCCACCACGCCGGCCTGCTGCCGACGTTCAAGGAGGTCGTCGAGTACCTGTTCGCCCGCGGCCTGGTGAAGATCGTCTTCGCGACCGAGACGCTGGCCCTCGGCATCAACATGCCGGCGCGTTCGGTCGTGCTCGAGAAGCTGGTGAAGTGGAACGGCCAGGCGCACGCCGACGTGACGCCGGGGGAGTACACCCAGCTGACCGGGCGGGCCGGGCGGCGCGGCATCGACGTCGAGGGTCATGGCGTCGTGCTGTGGCAGCCGGGTCTCGAGCCTGCATCGGTCGCCGGCATGGCGTCGACGCGTACGTACCCGCTCCGCTCGAGCTTCCGGCCCTCGTACAACATGGCGGTCAACCTCGTGCGCCAGTTCGGCCGCGACCGGGCGCGCGAGCTGCTGGAGTCGTCGTTCGCGCAGTTCCAGGCCGACCGAGCCGTCGTGAGCCTCGCGCGGCAGGTGCGGCGCAGCGAGGAGGCGCTGGAGGGGTACGCGGAGGCGGCGACCTGCCACCTCGGCGACTTCATGGAGTACGCGAACATCCGGCGCGCGATCAAGGACCGCGAGACCGGGCTCGCGCGGCGGCAGCGCACCGACCGGCGCGCGCAGGTGGTGGAGTCGCTCGCCAAGCTGCGTGCCGGCGACGTCATCCACGTACCGGCGGGCAAGCGTGCCGGGCTGGCGCTCGTTCTCGACCCGGGACACGGCTTCCGCAGCGGCGACGAGCCGCGGCCGACGGTGCTGACCGCCGACCGGCAGGTGCGCAAGCTGTCGATGGTCGACTTCCCGACGCCGGTGGAGTCGTTGACGCGCATGCGGGTGCCACGTTCGTTCAATCCGCGCAACGCACAGCAGCGGCGCGATCTCGCGAACTCCCTGCGCCACAAGGCGCCTGACTCTCCGCCGAGCCGTTATCGGCGGGGCAGCAACGCCGCCGACGACGAGACGCTGCAGGACCTGCGCGCGTCGATGCGCGCGCATCCCTGCCATGGTTGCGACGAGCGCGAGGACCACGCCCGCTGGGCGGAGCGCTACCTCCGGCTCGAACGCGAGACGCAGGCCGTGCAGCGGCGGGTCGAGCAGCGGACGAACACGATCGCGCGGCAGTTCGACCGCGTGTGCGAGGTGCTGGACGAGCTGGGCTACCTCGACGGCGACCGGACGACGCCGGCGGGGGACCGGCTGGCGCGGATCTACACCGAGCTGGACCTGGTCGCGGCCGAGTGCCTGCGGCAGGGAACGTGGGACAAGCTGACCGTGCCCGAGCTGGCCGCGAACCTGTCGGCGTTGGCGTACGAGTCCCGCACCCCCGACGACGCCGCCCCGCCGCGACTGCCGGCCGGTGCGGCACGGGAGGCGCTCGGGTCGTTGGTGTCGACGTGGGGAGATCTGGACCAGCTGGAGCGGGACTTCCACCTGGACTTCCTGCGCGAGCCCGACCTCGGCTTCGCCTGGGCCGCGTTCCGCTGGGCCTCGGGTGCTCAGCTGGCCGACGTGCTGACGGAGTGCGGGCTGGCGGCGGGGGACTTCGTCCGGTGGGTGAAGCAGATCCTCGACCTCGCCGACCAGGTGGCGGATGCGGCAGGGGACAGCGACCTGCGCAAGACCGCCCGCGGCGTCGTCGAAGCCATGCGCCGCGGCGTGGTGGCTTACGCCACGCTGACGGCCTAG